Below is a window of Haloterrigena alkaliphila DNA.
ACGCCGACTACGACCGGGCGTGGCCGGGCCACCGGGACCCGATCGACGACCCGGCCGGCCGCGCCCAGCACATCATCGACCACCACGAGGAACGCGCCTGGCGCGTCCTCGACGCGCTCGACCGGAAGGGCCCCTGCGACACCTGGACGGTGAGCGCTGACCTCTTCGGCGACCTCGAGAGCATCCACATCCTCCACGGCCCCGGCGAGTCGTACGCGCACCTGGAACACCTCGAGCGGGCCGGGACCGTCGTCCGGGAGGACGACGAGTACCGACTGGCCGACGGCGTCGCCGAAGTGATCGCCTCGAAAGAAGACGAGCGGTGGCACCTCGAGTACTGACGCCGTCGCCGCCGCTGGTCGACTCGTTCTGTACTGGTACGACGAAAGAGCACCCCCCAGGGTGACTCTCTCCCCTCGCGGGAACCGCGTGAGGCACGGCGAGTGGTGATGTCAAAGGCACGCTCCCCACCGTGGCGCAGAACCTGCGCACCGAACAATGGGATATACCGACTGATATTTCTACTGGTTAGCGAGCGATCGAGCGTCCGACGATGGCGTCCTCACTGGTCCATCGACGGTACCGGCACGCTGTTGACCGCGCTCTCGACGACCGCTCGCGGGTCGACGCCGCGGACGTCGGCCTCGGTGGTCAGGACGATTCGGTGGTCGAGCACGGCGTGAACGACCGCGTGGACGTCCTCGGGGGCGACGTACTCCCGTCCCGAAACCACCGCGCGGGCGCGACAGGCCTCGAACAGGCGCTGGAGCCCCCGCGGGGAGATGCCCACGTCGACGCGCTCGTCCTCGCGGGTCGCCCGACAGACGTCCACGAGGTACTCGCGGATCGCCGGATCGACGCCGATCGTCTCCGGCACCGCCTGCAGGTCCAGCACCGTCTCGCGGTCGACGACGCTGCCGACGGTCGGCGTTCGCGACTCCCGGCTCGCGCGCCGGTTCAGTAACTCGAGGTCGCCCGCCCGGTCGGGATACCCCATCTCCGTCTTGACCATGAAGCGGTCGACCTGGGCCTCCGGCAGCGGGAAGGTTCCCTCCTGCTCGACGGGGTTCTGCGTCGCGATGACGAAGAAGGGCTTCGGAAGTTCGCGAGTCTCGCCGCCGATCGAGACCTGTCGCTCGCCCATCGCCTCGAGCAGCGCGGCCTGCGTCTTCGGCGGCGCGCGGTTGATCTCGTCGGCCAGCACGACGTTCGCGAAGATGGGGCCGGCCTCGAAGGAGAACTCGCCGGCGTGCTCGTCGTAGACGTGCGTACCGGTGATGTCGGCCGGCAGCAGGTCCGGCGTGAACTGGATGCGCGTGAACTCCAGATCGAGCGCGGTCGCGAGCGTCCGCGCGGTCAGCGTCTTCCCGGTTCCGGGGACGTCCTCGAGGAGGACGTGGCCCTGCCCGACGACGGCGGTCAGGATGGTCTCGAACAGCTCCCGTTCCCCGATGACTGCGCCGCCGATCTCGGCGAGGACGTCCTCGCAGGCGTCGGCGGCGTCGGTGACGTTCATGGCCGATGGCAGTCGCGCGACCGATATATACCGTTTGGCCGCTAGTCGTCTTCAGTGGCGTTTTGATCTCTACCGCTGGTAAATTCGCCTAGGAACACCACGAAAGCCCCTGAGGCCCTCGACCCTCCGGGCCTTGCTGCGCGCCTCACTTCGTTCGGTGCTTGCGGCGTCCGGGAGGGACCGAGCGCCTCAGCCCCTTTCAGTCCCACCCGCGGTAGCATGACCGACCAGCCGGCACGGGTGGGACTGAAAGGGGCTGACGCTATCGAGGAAGGCCGACGACGCAAGCACTGGACTGAACGAAGTGAAGGAAGCGCGCAGCGAGTCGCCCGACTCGATAGCGTCAGGGGCTTTCGTGGTGGTTGCAGTAGAGACAGCGGACGGAGACTCGAGAGTGCCGAAAGAACCGGCGACCGAACGCGCGTATTCATCGACGGATCGGGGAAGCTTTGAGCCTACGGCCGCCTTAGACGTGGATATGAGCGGACGCGAGACGGACTCGAGCGCGAGGGGAGGCGATCGCCGTGATCGATGACGTCGAGGCGTTGCTCGATGAGATCGGGTTCGACGCGGAGGCGAGCGTGCTGACCCACCGACAGGCGCAGGTCCTCGCCCTTCGGGAGCGCGGCGTCTCGCAGGCGGACATCGCCGACGCGCTTGGTACCTCGCGGGCGAACGTCTCCTCGATCGAGTCGAGCGCGCGCGAGAATCTCGAGAAGGCCCGGGAGACGGTCGCCTTCGCGGAGGCGCTGCGGGCGCCGGTTCGCGTCCGGGTGCCGGCGGGGACCGACCTCTACGACGTGCCGCAACTGGTCTACGACGCCTGCGACGAGCAGGGCGTCAAGGTCGATCACACCGCGCCGGACCTGATGAAGGTCGTCAGCGACGCCGCGGGATCGGCGGTGTCCGGCCGCCAGGTGTCGACGCCGCTGATCGTCGGCGTCACCTCGGAGGGGATGGTCCGGGTGCGCCACCAGAATCGCGAGCCCGAGACGTGATCGCCGCCGGTCCGCGCGACCGTCGGCCGTCAGCGCGCGATCCGAGCGCCACGGCAGCCCGAAGACCGAAAGGCGACGACGGTGTACGACCGGGCGATGACGTTCGATCTGCCGGCATCGGTAGCCGACTCGTGGCGAGCGCTGGGAACCCGCACCGGCGAGACGAGCGTGGTGCTCGCCTCGATCACCGCCGAGACGACCGTGTACGAACCCATCGAGGGGGCCGACGAACTGGCCGCCGTCGGCGCGAGCGAGATTCCGGCCCGCTCGCTGTTCGCCGTCGACGTGACCGTCTCGCCGTCGCTCTCGAGTCTCGGGATGGCACCCGAATCGGTCTTCGAGAAGGCGGCGCCCAAGGCGAAGTCGCAGTTCGTCGACACCCTCGAGTCGGAGGGCCTGACCGTCGAGGGCACCCGGGAGACGCTCGAGTTCGAGGCGTCGAACGGGGAGACGGGTTCGTGGTACGTCTTCGACGTGGCGTACCCCGTCGACCCCGAGGTGACCGACGGGACGGAACGAATCGACGCCGAGGCCCACGCCGCCGTCTGGCCGACCGAGACGACGTTCGGGATGGCCGGCGGGGTGCTGCCGCTCGAGGACGGCGTCGACACCGGGGCGGCCGACTCGGAGACGACGCCGGAGGACGGGTTGGACGTCGATCCGGAGCGCGACCGCGAGACGATCGCGGAACTGATCCGGACGATCGACTTCGAGGCCGAGGACGCCGAGGGAGAGGAGTAATTCCCCTCGGCACCGCAACGCGGCGTTTCACGGCTGTTTCTCGGGGTTCCCCGAACCCGTCGAACCGTTTCGATCCGATGACTCACACGCCAGCTTACCGATGCGAACATTGATTGAGCGATCCGTGGAGCGTCGAACCGATGGCGCTGCCCCCGGAGAAGTACACGCTCTCCAATTTTGTCGACGCCTGCAGGAACCCCGAGAAGTTCCGGCACGAACTCAAGAAGCGGTACGGGGACGTGCAGAAACACGCGTTCTACCGGAAATACGGCCGTCCGACCGATATCATGGAGGCGGACTGGGACAACTTACTGATCCTGGACGCCTGCCGGTTCGACTACCTCGCTAAGCACAATTCGATCGCGGGAGAGTTGGATTCGGCGGTGTCCGTCGCTTCGACGAGCAACGAGTTCGTGGAGAAGACGTTCGCCGGCAAGACGTTCCACGACACGGTGTACGTCTCGGCGAACGGGTTTTCACACCACCTCGAGGACGGCACCTTCCACGAGTTCGTGTCGACGTACCCCGAGTCCCAGCGGGACACCCTCGACAGCGAACTGTACCGGAACTACCGGCCCGAAATCGTCCGGGAGAACGCCCTCGAGGCGCACGAA
It encodes the following:
- a CDS encoding Tfx family DNA-binding protein; this encodes MIDDVEALLDEIGFDAEASVLTHRQAQVLALRERGVSQADIADALGTSRANVSSIESSARENLEKARETVAFAEALRAPVRVRVPAGTDLYDVPQLVYDACDEQGVKVDHTAPDLMKVVSDAAGSAVSGRQVSTPLIVGVTSEGMVRVRHQNREPET
- a CDS encoding AAA family ATPase; this encodes MNVTDAADACEDVLAEIGGAVIGERELFETILTAVVGQGHVLLEDVPGTGKTLTARTLATALDLEFTRIQFTPDLLPADITGTHVYDEHAGEFSFEAGPIFANVVLADEINRAPPKTQAALLEAMGERQVSIGGETRELPKPFFVIATQNPVEQEGTFPLPEAQVDRFMVKTEMGYPDRAGDLELLNRRASRESRTPTVGSVVDRETVLDLQAVPETIGVDPAIREYLVDVCRATREDERVDVGISPRGLQRLFEACRARAVVSGREYVAPEDVHAVVHAVLDHRIVLTTEADVRGVDPRAVVESAVNSVPVPSMDQ